The following are encoded together in the Oncorhynchus masou masou isolate Uvic2021 unplaced genomic scaffold, UVic_Omas_1.1 unplaced_scaffold_1988, whole genome shotgun sequence genome:
- the LOC135532688 gene encoding intersectin-2-like: MWNISPEERLKHDKQFNSLTPVLGYISGEQASQFFLQSGLPPSVLAEIWSLADMGSDGRMDQLEFSIAMKLIKLRLQGRGLPPSLPISMKQPPTATPTSIMKSSACFGMGSMPNVFVGMPVLTPMPVIPTLTSVPSLVPMTMPLANGNSSLLNPSPFSTTPALPLSCFSSPMAFSPSAGISKANSLLDLSSSSSNSSSTTSLASNSPKTCSCDWSVPQSTRLKYRQQFNSLDKLMSGYLSGPQVRNALTASNLTQTQLATIWTLADVDKDGQLRAEEFILAMHLVDMVTTGCPLPLTLPSDLVPPCLRDSRPVEMLNGTGPYLSTGLIDGTAELEPAHKNKNNVSYEDRLKENFARGSAELEKRRLALEDEQRREVEMRERRASEVQGMREVWEQENKRQQEEERQRERKEVGPVFILSTKIDSNI; the protein is encoded by the exons ATGTGGAACATCAGTCCAGAGGAGAGACTGAAACATGATAAACAGTTTAACTCTCTGACACCTGTCCTGGGATACATATCGG gtgAACAGGCGAGTCAGTTCTTCCTCCAGTCTGGTCTTCCTCCTTCAGTCCTGGCTGAGATCTG GTCCCTAGCTGATATGGGTAGTGATGGGAGGATGGACCAACTAGAGTTCTCGATTGCCATGAAGCTGATTAAACTGAGGCTGCAGGGCCGGGGCCTTCCCCCCTCTCTACCaatcagcatgaagcagccaccCACTGCCACGCCCACCTCCATTATGAAGTCTTCAGCATGCTTTG GTATGGGCTCGATGCCAAATGTGTTCGTCGGCATGCCCGTCCTGACCCCGATGCCCGTTATCCCCACCCTGACTTCTGTGCCCTCCCTGGTTCCCATGACGATGCCCCTGGCCAATGGCAACTCCAGCCTCCTCAACCCATCTCCATTTAGCACCACTCCAG cacTCCCTCTGTCCTGCTTCTCCTCTCCAATGGCATTCTCTCCATCCGCTGGGATCTCCAAGGCTAACTCCCTATTGGATCTGTCCTCTAGCAG ttctaactcctcctccaccacctccctggCCAGTAACTCTCCCAAGACGTGCTCCTGTGATTGGTCCGTTCCCCAGTCCACCAGGCTGAAGTACAGACAACAGTTTAACAGTCTGGACAAGCTGATGAGTGGATACCTCTCTG GCCCTCAGGTGAGGAACGCCCTGACTGCCTCCAACCTGACCCAGACACAGCTAGCTACCATCTG GACCCTGGCTGACGTGGATAAGGACGGTCAGCTGAGAGCTGAGGAGTTTATTCTGGCCATGCACCTGGTAGACATGGTTACGACAGGATGTCCGCTACCCCTCACCCTGCCCTCTGACCTGGTACCCCCCTGtcttag AGATAGCAGGCCAGTAGAGATGTTGAATGGAACTGGGCCCTACCTCTCCACTGGCCTGATAGATGGGACAGCAGAGCTTGAACCTGCACACAAGAACAAGAACAACG TATCGTATGAGGACCGTCTGAAGGAAAACTTTGCGCGAGGCAGCGCTGAGCTGGAGAAGCGACGTCTGGCTCTAGAAGATgaacagaggagggaggtggagatgagagagaggagggccagTGAGGTGcaggggatgagagaggtgtGGGAGCAGGAGAACAAGAGACAacaagaagaggagagacagagagagagaaaggaggtggGACCCGTGTTCATTTTGTCAACAAAAATAGACTCAAATATTTAA